The following proteins come from a genomic window of Lolium rigidum isolate FL_2022 chromosome 5, APGP_CSIRO_Lrig_0.1, whole genome shotgun sequence:
- the LOC124653217 gene encoding DNA-directed RNA polymerases II, IV and V subunit 11-like, translating to MNAPDRYERFVVPEGTKKVSFEKDTKIMNAASFTIEREDHTVGNILRMQLHRDPNVLFAGYKLPHPLQYKVIVRIHTASQSSPTQAYTQAINDLDKELENLKQAFEDEKNRHEERMKQGY from the exons ATGAATGCCCCTGATCGCTATGAGCGCTTCGTCGTGCCTGAGGGCACAAAGAA GGTGTCATTTGAGAAGGATACGAAGATCATGAATGCTGCATCGTTCACCATTGAACGCGAGGACCATactgtcggcaacatcctccgcaT GCAGCTACACAGGGACCCAAATGTTCTCTTTGCTGGCTATAAGCTCCCTCACCCCCTTCAGTACAAAGTCATTGTTAGG ATCCATACTGCAAGCCAGTCCTCCCCAACGCAGGCATATACCCAGGCAATCAATGATCTAGACAAGGAGCTTGAGAACCTTAAGCAGGCTTTTGAG GACGAGAAGAACCGTCACGAGGAAAGGATGAAGCAGGGCTACTAG